The segment CTTTATAGTATTAGCTATGGCAGCATATTTTACTGCTATTGTAAGAGCACCTATTACAGGAAGTATTTTGATTACTGAAATGACAGGGTCTTTTAGTAATCTATTGTCTCTAAGTGTAGTATCAATAGTTGCTTATGTAGTAGCTGATGCGTTAAAATCAGCACCAATATATGAATCATTATTAGAAAGATTTGTAGCTAAAAATAATAGTGGAGAAAATAAATTTATTGGAAATAGTACAAATAAGGTGCTATTAGAGGTTGCAGTTTGTCTTGGAACTTCTTTAGAGCAAAAAAAGATAAAGGATATAGAATGGCCTCAAAGTTGTTTATTAGTAGCTATTAAAAGAGGACAGAAGGAAATAATTCCGAGAGGAAATACAACTATATTTGCAGGAGATTATTTAATAGTACTTGTAGATGAAGATAAAGCTTCGGATATAAGAGAAGTTTTAGTAGATATGGCAGGAGAGGCATTACTAGAAAAATAAAAATTTCAATCTTTATAATATATATTTTATTATATAAATAGACTGAAAATGGAATTGTTTAATATAGTTTTCTAAAAAAGATTATTACTATTAATTATGTAAATATAGCAATAATCTTTTTTAGTTAATTAAAATTGATATAATTTCATAATTTATTTTAAATAAAATTATTAATTTAACGTATATTTAAATATCTTTTATTTACTTCATTCCAATTGACTATATTCCACCAAGCATTTATAAAGTCTGCTCTTCTATTTTGATATTTTAAATAATAAGCATGTTCCCACACATCTATTACTAAAAGAGGAATACTTCCTAGTATTACTAGATTTTGATGTTTTTCGATTTGTATTATTTGAAGTTTACCTAATTCAGGGATGAAAACTAAAGCACACCAACCAGAACCTTCCACAGTAGCTGCTGCAGATGAGAATTGCTTTTTAAAATTTTCAAAATTTCCAAAGTCTTTGTTTATTCTCTCTAATATATCACCAGAAGGAGTAGAACCACCAGGAATCATGTTTTCCCAGAATAAAGTATGAAGTACATCACCAGCTCCATTAAAAGCAAGTTCTTTTTCCCAATGTTTTATAAGGGAATAATCTCCAGAATTTCTTGCATCAATAAGTTTTGTTTCAGCGTTATTTAATCCATCAACATATGCCTTATGGTGCTTATCATGGTGTATTCTTAATGTTTCCTCATCGTAATAAGGTTCTAAAGCATTGTAATCATAAGGTAGTTCAGGTAAAGTAAACATAGTATATCACCTCGTATATTAAAATTTGTTTACATATATAATATCATAATAAGATATAATTTCCTATTATTAATATAAGTATGTATAAAAAAATGTAATATTTATTTTTTAAGTTGAATATATTTATAAAAAAGAAAATAGTTTATTTGAAAAATTACTTATTTTATAGTAGGAGTGGGGTGTATGAATAATTTAGTGAGTAAATCTATATTTACAAAACATGTTACTTTAATTGAAAAGATAAAAATAAGTAGAATAGAAAAAATTAAAGATAAAAATACAAAAAAAATAATAAAATATAGTATATGTGTTAAAGAAAATATAACAAATGAGAATGTTGTTAAATATATAAGATTTATAAAAAACATAGATATACCAAATACAATTTTATGTAAAAGTGCTATTATTGATGTATATAAATCTATAAAAGATAGCGAAAATATAAAGGATAATTTAAAGTCGGATTTAAGAATTTTATTAGGTTGTAAGGGAATTACATTTGTATATTAAAAAATAATATTTTTAAAGAATTTTAGGTTGAACTTAAATTTATTAAGTGATATAATTAAGCAAATAGAAAAGATAATCTTTAATGTGGTCCAGAGAGGCCGACAAGATTAGTAGGTAAGTATGTGTGATATACTTACGATTTGTTATGATAGCTATAACTTCTTGTCGGTGGACAAGAAGTTTTTTATTTTGTATAAATTTAAAGATAGCTTTTTAATTCAGTCCAGTGAGGCTGAGAAAAGGAGAAGAAGTAAGTTCTCCTTAGAAAGTAAATAATAAGGAGGTTTTTTTATGTCTGAAAACGCAATTTTAAAAGAGAATTTAGAAATGAAAGAAAAATCAAAGGTTTTAGAGTGTATAAAAAGGATGATTTTAGCACTTCAGCATTTAATAGCTATGTTTGGAGCTACAGTGCTAGTGCCAATTCTTACAGGATTTGATCCATCAGTAGCACTTTTATCAGCAGGTGTGGGAACGTTGATATTTCACTTATGTACTAAACGTAAAGTTCCAGTATTTTTAGGTTCTTCATTTGCATTTATAGGAAGCATTATAATGGTTAGAGATAAATTTGGTGGAGATCTTGCTTATGCTCAAGGTGGTATAATGGTAGCAGGATTTATATATGTAATAATGTCTTTTGCAGTAAAAAAGATAGGGGTAGAAAGAATAAGAAAGATTTTACCCAATCATGTTGTTGGACCTATGATAATAGTAATAGGATTATCTCTAATACCTACAGCAATAGATATGGCATCAAAGAATTTTAAGGTAGCAGTGATTACTCTTGCTATGGCTTTAATTATAACGTTAAAAGGAAGAGGATTTTTAAAACAACTTTCAATATTAATAGCAGTAATTGTAGGATATTTAGTATCACTTAAATTGGGAATAGTAGATACAAGTATTATTACCAGTGCACCTATAGTATCAATGCCAAACTTTAGATTGCCCAAGTTTGACATTGGAGCTATAGCAATAATAGCTCCAGTAGTTCTTGCGGTGTTTATGGAACATATAGGAGATATTACGACAAATGGAGAAGTAGTAGGAAAAAACTTTATAGAAGATCCTGGTCTTAATAGAACATTACTTGGAGATGGGCTTGCAACTTCATTTGCTGCATTTATAGGGGGACCTGCCAATACAACTTATGGAGAAAATACAGGAGTACTTGCAATAACTAAAAATTATAATCCAGCAATATTGAGGATAACAGCTGTGTTTGCAGTGTGCTTAGGATTTATAGCTAAAATAGGTGGGTTTTTAAGATCAATACCGGTTCCAGTGATGGGCGGAATAAGTTTAATGTTATTTAGTATGATATCTTTAATAGGATTTAAAACACTAGGAAATGGTAAAGTAAAATTTAATTTGAAAAATATTTTAGTAATGGCTACTATAATAATTATAGGACTTGGAACAAGTTACATTGAAAAATTTATAGGATTAACGTTAGGAATAACTATAACATCAGGTGTGAAAATTACAGGATTAAGTTTAGCTGCTATATCTGGTGTTATATTAAATGCTATAATAAATAGAAAATCTACTTTAGAAAATAAGTAATAAGTTAACTAAGTGATTTATAGATAAGATTAATAAAAACCTTCACATATGTGGAGGTTTTTATTAATCTTATTTATTTTTGGAATAAAAGTTATTTGTGGTGGAAAGATATTTTTAGGTGATATTATATGGAAAATCAAAATGCAATTGTAAATCAAGTAGTCAAGAGATTAGGAATTCAAAAACAAGTTGTAGTTAAAGAAATTTTAATTGGAGGTAAAAGTAATATACCAGTACATATTATATATGTGGATGGTCAAGCAGATAAAAAACTTATAAATAAAGATATTTTAGAACCATTAATGTTACGAATAAATGAAGAATTACAATTAGAGGATGAATTACCGGAATATCTTTGTAAAAGATATATACCAAGTAGTGATACTAAAGTGATAACAGATATGCAACAGTTTGTAGAAAGCATAAGAGCAGGTAATACAGGGATTGTAGTAGATTATATAGATAATTATATTTTAGTAAATAGTGTTTCAGGAGAATATAGGGGTATTTCTGATCCTATAAACGAATATTCAATAAAAGGTTCTAGAGAAAGTTTTGTAGAGAATATACAAACTAATATTAGTATTATGACTAGAAGAATAAAAGAGGAAAGCCTAACAATAGAAAACTTTAAAGTTGGTAAAAGATCAAAGAGTGATCTATCAATTTTGTATATAAAAAGTTTAGTTAATGAAGATGCATTAAAAACTTTAAAAGATAGAATTAACAATATAGATGTTGATTTTGTAAGTTCAAATGGAGTAGTAGAACAGTATTTAGAAGAAAGTACTTATTCTATATTTCCACAAATATATAGTACTGAAAGACCAGATATTGTTGAAGCTAATTTGATGGAAGGTAGGATAGCTGTAATTTTAAGTGGAAATTCACAAGTGATTACAGTTCCAGCTTTATTTATTGAATTCTTTCATGGAGTTGAAGATTATAGTCAAAGATTTTGGGTTGCTAATTTTACTAGGGTTTTAAGATTTTTGACTATAATAATTATTATTACATTACCATCAATATACTTAAGTTTAGTAAAATATAATGTTGAATTAATTCCAGTGCAGTTTATTATACCAATAAACCAATCTAGAGTTGGTATTGCACTTTCGCCATTTTCAGAAATACTTTCAATGGAAATAATAGTAGAATTATTACGTGAAGGTGGTCTTAGATTACCATCTAAAATAGCTCAAACGTTAAGTATAGTTGGAGGTATAATTATAGGGCAAACAGCTGTGGAAGCTAAGATAGTAAGTCCGCCTACAGCGCTTATAGTAGGTATAACAGTAGTATCAACATTTTTAATACCTAACTATGAAATGTCTTTATCAATTAGACTATTAAGATTTGTTATGTTAATAATGGCTAATTATTTAGGAGTTTTTGGAATAGCTATAGGATGGTTTTTAATAATTACACATATATATAGACTAAAAACATTTGGAGTTCCATATTTCTCTATAAATAAAGAAGATATGAAAGATACATTTATAATAAAAGCAATGTGGAAAATGGATAAAAGACCTGAAGATTTAGAAAAGAAGAATATAAAGAGACAAGGGAATATGGGAAAAATGGGAAAAACAACTAGAGGTAAAAAAAATGAATAATAATGAATTATTAGATGAAAAAGAAGTTTACTATCTTTGTATTGGTACTATTATTGGAATAGGTTTTTTTAAATTGTCTCATGATATTGTCAAAGTAGCAGGTCAAGATGGATGGTTACCTAATATTTTAGGGATAATATATCCTAGCTATGTAATTTTAATTTCACTATATATTATGCGAAGGTTTCCTAATGATAATATTATATCTATAGGTAAGAAGTATTTTGGAAAAGGGATAGGTACTATATTAGGATTCTTATATATTATGGAGTTTCTAATGTTACTTCCAAGTATTGCTGCAGGATTTACAAACGTGCTTAGAGTATATGCAGTAACCTTTTTACCACGAATAAATATAGTTGTTTGTATTTTAGGAAGTGCCTGGTATTGCTCTATGAGTGGAGTTAAAAATATTTCAAGAATGGGTAAGTCAACATTCTACATATTTTTACTACCTATAACTGTTTCCATAGGAGCACTAAAAAACGGGAGTATATTAAATTTACAACCAGTTTTTCAAGCTAGTATCAAACAATTGTTTAATGCTACCCTATTAACTACATTTCAATATTCAGGAATGGAATTTTTACTATTATTACATCCATATTTTAAAAATAAAGAGAAAATAGGAAAGAGTATATTTAAAGCTCTTTTTATAATGACTGTTATATATACATGGATTGTATTTATAACTATATATTATTTAGGACCAGATTTAGTTCCTAAAAGTTTATGGCCATTTACGTTAGTTACTGAAAGTATAATTGTTCCGGTAATAAATAATTTTAGATTTATATTTATTTTCCTTTGGGCAATAGTAATAATAAAAACAGTTTCAAATTATTACTATTATATTGTTGCAGGTATAGTATCTAATTTTAATATATCTCAAAATAAAGCAGCTGCATGGATATTTCCTATAGTAACGCTAATAGCTGTTTTTTATGAAAATGAAATAATTAGAAGATATGTAGGAAATGCTATAATAAATTCAACTATAGTATTTAATATCTTATATATGACAATAATTGCTGTGATAATTCACTTTAAAGAAAAAAAGGTACAAAAACTAATGAGTAACAAACAATTACAAGACAAAGGAAATTGATGAATATGAAATTGATGAAGTTAAAAAAGGCATATTTCGTAATTGCAATTTTAGTATTTTTTATTTCTTATATGGTTGATGTTAATGAGTATGTAGCAATAGAAAATTTGGATATACCTATAGGTATAGGCTATGATTTAATTAATGGAAAGACTAAGAATCCCTTATATAGTATTCCTATATCTGTATATCAATTTTTACCTGGAAATTCAACTCTTAATACTATAGTTACTACAGGAAAGGCAGAGGGAATTGCTAATACTAGAGAAGATAGACAGACAAAATCTAATAGGAAGTTTATACTTGGAACTGAAAAGGTAGTTTTAATAGGTCAGGAAGTTGCAGAAAAGTCTATTGAAGATATAATAAATATTTTGTTTAATAATACTTATGCAAATGATACAGCAAGAGTTGCAATTTTTAAAGGAAAAACAATGGATGCATTAAAAACTAAAGTTAAAGGCTATAATAGTTCTGCTGATTATATAAGGGGTATGATTGATAGTTGTATAAATTATAACTTTTTTTCTAATAATCATAAAATGATAGATGTATATACTAGGGTTTTAGGGGAAGGGAGAAGCGCTACCCTTCCATACATAGAACTCGATAATTGTGAATTTAAAATGACTGGTATGGGAATTCTTAAAGGAAGTAAATTACGGTATATAGCAGATAGAAAAGAAGCAAAAATTATAAATCTTTTAAGGGAAAATAAAGTTTCGGGAATTATAAATTTAAGAAATAAAACTGGAGAAATGACTAATTTAACTGCATTAAGCATGAAAAAAGTTAAATGTAAAAAGGAAGGAGATAGATATAAATTTACTATAGATTTAGAATTAGATAGTGATATGATAGAAAATAATTCTTATAAAAAAGTGACAAACAATCCTAAAATTACAAAGAAAATAGAGAGGGAAACAGAGGAAGTTGTCACAAAGAAAACTAATAATTTTATAAAAAAGATGCAAAATGAGATTAAATTTGACTGCTTAGAACTTGGAAAAGTTGCTGCAGCTAAATATGGAAGAAGAACTAATACAGATTGGGATAAGGTTGTGTGTGAATCAGAAATTAAGGTAAATGTTAAAGTTAAATTAGAAAGATTAGGAAGAGGAATATTATAAATTAAAACTCCTTTTATAAAATTGTTAAATATAAATAAAGTGATATAATGATATATAAGATAAATTAAATTTTTATAGAAGGTGAATAAATGAGTAAGCTATCAAGAAATGATAAATGTTGGTGCGGAAGCGGGAAAAAATATAAAAATTGCCATTTATCAATGGACGAAAAATTAAGTGAACTTGAATTACAAGGTCTTATATCTCCACCACGAAATCTTATAAAAACTCCTGAACAAATAGAAGGTATAAGAAAAAGTAGTAAAGTAACTAAGAAAGTTTTAGATATGGTTGCTGAAAGGATAAAAGAAGGAGTAACTACAGATGAAATTAATACTTGGGTCCATGAATATACATTAGAATTAGGGGCAGAACCAGCACCTCTTAATTATATGGGATATCCAAAGAGTGTATGCATATCTATAAATGAAGTTGTATGTCATGGGATACCAAGTGATAGAGTTTTAAAAAATGGAGATATAGTTAATGTAGATGTAACAAGTAAATTAAATGGATATTATGGTGATGCTAGTAGAATGTTTATAATTGGAGAAACATCTAGTGAAGCAGTTAAATTAGTGGAAACAGCTAAAAAATGCTTAGATATAGGTATACAACAAGTTAAACCATATTCATCAACCGGAGATATAGGATATGCTATTGAAAAATTTGCAAAAGAAAGAGGATATTCTGTAGTACGTGAGTTTGGGGGACATGGTGTTGGAGTTGAATTTCACGAGGAACCTTTTATTGATCATTGTGGAGTAAAAAATACAGGAATGATATTGGTTCCAGGAATGACATTTACTATTGAACCTATGATTAATGAAGGGACATATAAGTGCAAAGTATTGGATGATGAATGGACTGCGGTTACAGCAGACGGAAAGTTAACAGCGCAATGGGAGCATACAATATTAGTAACGGAAGATGGAGTTGAAATATTAACTGCATAATAGTAAAAATATAAATGATTTATATTTTTTAATTTTAAAATTGACAATAATTATTGTCAATTTTTTATTTTAAAAAATATTTTATCATATAAAAAATATAAAAGTATATATTACTTATTATTTATATATATACTCGTATTAAGAATAATGGAAATAGTTTGTCAAAATATATTGAAATATTTTGAATTTGTGATAAGATTTATGAATATATGGGTTGTTAATTAATAAACTAAATTGGGGTGGTAAACATGAATGATATAATAGTAGCTAAATTTGGGGGCAGTTCATTAGCAAGTGCAGAACAATTTAAAAAGGTTAAAAATATTATAATGAAGGATAGCAGAAGAAAATATATAATTCCTTCAGCACCGGGAAAAAGAAATGATAAGGATTATAAAATAACGGATTTATTATATTTGTGTCATGCACATGTCCAAAATAAAATTTCTTTTGATGATGTTTTCAAAATTATTGAAGATAGATATAAAGAAATAGTAAATGATTTAGGATTATCTGTAGATATAGAGTTTTATTTAAAGAAAATGAAAAAAATTATTTCTGATGGAGGTAGTTGTGATTATACTGTAAGTAGGGGAGAATATTTAAATGGTATAATACTTGCTAACTTTTTAGATTATGAGTTTGTGGATGCAGCTCAGATAATTTGTTTTGATAAGTATGGATGTTTTGATTCAGAAAGAACAAAAATTTCAGCTAAAAATAAATTAAAAAATATTAAAAATGCAGTTATTCCTGGTTTTTATGGAGCTATGCCAGATGGAAGTATAAAAACTTTTTCAAGAGGGGGATCTGATATTACAGGAGCTATAATAGCAAAGGATGTAGAAGCTAGTCTATATGAAAATTGGACAGATGTTTCAGGATTTTTAATGGCTGACCCTAGAATTGTAGAAAATCCTAAGCCAATTGAAAAAATTACATATAACGAATTGCGTGAACTTGCATATATGGGAGCATCTGTTTTACATGAAGAAGCAATATTTCCAGCTAAGGAAGGTAATATACCTATAAATATTAAAAATACAAATTGTCCACATGACAAAGGAACGCTAATAGTAAATGAAATAAATTTAAAAGATGGTGGAAGAAAAATTACAGGTATAGCAGGAAAAAAAGATTTTACTGTAATTGCAGTACAAAAGACTTATATGAATGCTGAAATTGGGTTTGGCAGAAGGCTTCTTTCAGCTTTAGAGACATATGGGATTTCTTTTGAACACATGCCATCTGGAATAGATACAATATCTATTGTAATAGAGGATTCTCAACTAGATAATAAATTAGACAAGCTTTTAGAAGAAATAAAAAGACAATGTAATCCAGACTCTATACATGTTATACCGAATATGGCTTTAATAGCTACAGTAGGAATGGGAATGGCTAAAGCTGTTGGTACTTCAGAAAAAATCTTTTCAGCATTAGCGAAAAGTCATATAAATATAGGAATGATAGATCAAGGCTCTAGTGAAATTAATATAATCATAGGTGTAGATGCCAATGATTTTGAAAAAGCTATAAAAGCTATTTACAAGGCTTTTGAATAAATTTTTTGAAAGATTTAATAAATTTATTGACAAGTTTATTTGAAAGTAATATAATAAGAATCAGTTTAAACTATAAATATAATTAAATAGTCTTATCAAGAGAGGTGGAGGGACTGGCCCTATGAAGCCCGGCAACCAGTATGCATTTTCGATTGTATACAATGGTGCTAAATCCTGCAGCGTAAGCTGAAAGATGAGGATAAGTAGGAAATGTATATGACCTAAGGATATCCTTAGGTCTTTATTTTTTATATAAAATGGGGGTGTAGAAATGATACAAATAAAAAATGTTGAAAAGTTTTTTGGGGAGAACAAAGTATTGAAAAATGTAAGTATTGAAGTAAAACAAGGGGAGATATATGGAGTTGTAGGACATAGTGGTGCTGGAAAATCTACACTTTTAAGATGTATAAATGGTCTTGAGAGTTATAATTCTGGAAATGTCATAGTAGATGAAAAGGAAGTTAAAGAACTTAATGAAAAAGAATTAAGAGAATTTAGAAAAAATATAGGCATGATATTTCAAAATTTTAGTTTATTGAATAGAAAAAATGTATGGAAAAATATAGCATTGCCTATGGAGACATGGGGGTATAAAAAAGAAGAAATAAATAAGAGGGTAAGCGAACTTTTAAATT is part of the Clostridium botulinum genome and harbors:
- a CDS encoding uracil-xanthine permease family protein — its product is MSENAILKENLEMKEKSKVLECIKRMILALQHLIAMFGATVLVPILTGFDPSVALLSAGVGTLIFHLCTKRKVPVFLGSSFAFIGSIIMVRDKFGGDLAYAQGGIMVAGFIYVIMSFAVKKIGVERIRKILPNHVVGPMIIVIGLSLIPTAIDMASKNFKVAVITLAMALIITLKGRGFLKQLSILIAVIVGYLVSLKLGIVDTSIITSAPIVSMPNFRLPKFDIGAIAIIAPVVLAVFMEHIGDITTNGEVVGKNFIEDPGLNRTLLGDGLATSFAAFIGGPANTTYGENTGVLAITKNYNPAILRITAVFAVCLGFIAKIGGFLRSIPVPVMGGISLMLFSMISLIGFKTLGNGKVKFNLKNILVMATIIIIGLGTSYIEKFIGLTLGITITSGVKITGLSLAAISGVILNAIINRKSTLENK
- a CDS encoding superoxide dismutase; protein product: MFTLPELPYDYNALEPYYDEETLRIHHDKHHKAYVDGLNNAETKLIDARNSGDYSLIKHWEKELAFNGAGDVLHTLFWENMIPGGSTPSGDILERINKDFGNFENFKKQFSSAAATVEGSGWCALVFIPELGKLQIIQIEKHQNLVILGSIPLLVIDVWEHAYYLKYQNRRADFINAWWNIVNWNEVNKRYLNIR
- a CDS encoding GerAB/ArcD/ProY family transporter; this translates as MNNNELLDEKEVYYLCIGTIIGIGFFKLSHDIVKVAGQDGWLPNILGIIYPSYVILISLYIMRRFPNDNIISIGKKYFGKGIGTILGFLYIMEFLMLLPSIAAGFTNVLRVYAVTFLPRINIVVCILGSAWYCSMSGVKNISRMGKSTFYIFLLPITVSIGALKNGSILNLQPVFQASIKQLFNATLLTTFQYSGMEFLLLLHPYFKNKEKIGKSIFKALFIMTVIYTWIVFITIYYLGPDLVPKSLWPFTLVTESIIVPVINNFRFIFIFLWAIVIIKTVSNYYYYIVAGIVSNFNISQNKAAAWIFPIVTLIAVFYENEIIRRYVGNAIINSTIVFNILYMTIIAVIIHFKEKKVQKLMSNKQLQDKGN
- a CDS encoding transcription factor; protein product: MNNLVSKSIFTKHVTLIEKIKISRIEKIKDKNTKKIIKYSICVKENITNENVVKYIRFIKNIDIPNTILCKSAIIDVYKSIKDSENIKDNLKSDLRILLGCKGITFVY
- a CDS encoding aspartate kinase; this encodes MNDIIVAKFGGSSLASAEQFKKVKNIIMKDSRRKYIIPSAPGKRNDKDYKITDLLYLCHAHVQNKISFDDVFKIIEDRYKEIVNDLGLSVDIEFYLKKMKKIISDGGSCDYTVSRGEYLNGIILANFLDYEFVDAAQIICFDKYGCFDSERTKISAKNKLKNIKNAVIPGFYGAMPDGSIKTFSRGGSDITGAIIAKDVEASLYENWTDVSGFLMADPRIVENPKPIEKITYNELRELAYMGASVLHEEAIFPAKEGNIPINIKNTNCPHDKGTLIVNEINLKDGGRKITGIAGKKDFTVIAVQKTYMNAEIGFGRRLLSALETYGISFEHMPSGIDTISIVIEDSQLDNKLDKLLEEIKRQCNPDSIHVIPNMALIATVGMGMAKAVGTSEKIFSALAKSHINIGMIDQGSSEINIIIGVDANDFEKAIKAIYKAFE
- a CDS encoding spore germination protein: MENQNAIVNQVVKRLGIQKQVVVKEILIGGKSNIPVHIIYVDGQADKKLINKDILEPLMLRINEELQLEDELPEYLCKRYIPSSDTKVITDMQQFVESIRAGNTGIVVDYIDNYILVNSVSGEYRGISDPINEYSIKGSRESFVENIQTNISIMTRRIKEESLTIENFKVGKRSKSDLSILYIKSLVNEDALKTLKDRINNIDVDFVSSNGVVEQYLEESTYSIFPQIYSTERPDIVEANLMEGRIAVILSGNSQVITVPALFIEFFHGVEDYSQRFWVANFTRVLRFLTIIIIITLPSIYLSLVKYNVELIPVQFIIPINQSRVGIALSPFSEILSMEIIVELLREGGLRLPSKIAQTLSIVGGIIIGQTAVEAKIVSPPTALIVGITVVSTFLIPNYEMSLSIRLLRFVMLIMANYLGVFGIAIGWFLIITHIYRLKTFGVPYFSINKEDMKDTFIIKAMWKMDKRPEDLEKKNIKRQGNMGKMGKTTRGKKNE
- a CDS encoding Ger(x)C family spore germination C-terminal domain-containing protein translates to MKLMKLKKAYFVIAILVFFISYMVDVNEYVAIENLDIPIGIGYDLINGKTKNPLYSIPISVYQFLPGNSTLNTIVTTGKAEGIANTREDRQTKSNRKFILGTEKVVLIGQEVAEKSIEDIINILFNNTYANDTARVAIFKGKTMDALKTKVKGYNSSADYIRGMIDSCINYNFFSNNHKMIDVYTRVLGEGRSATLPYIELDNCEFKMTGMGILKGSKLRYIADRKEAKIINLLRENKVSGIINLRNKTGEMTNLTALSMKKVKCKKEGDRYKFTIDLELDSDMIENNSYKKVTNNPKITKKIERETEEVVTKKTNNFIKKMQNEIKFDCLELGKVAAAKYGRRTNTDWDKVVCESEIKVNVKVKLERLGRGIL
- a CDS encoding methionyl aminopeptidase — encoded protein: MSKLSRNDKCWCGSGKKYKNCHLSMDEKLSELELQGLISPPRNLIKTPEQIEGIRKSSKVTKKVLDMVAERIKEGVTTDEINTWVHEYTLELGAEPAPLNYMGYPKSVCISINEVVCHGIPSDRVLKNGDIVNVDVTSKLNGYYGDASRMFIIGETSSEAVKLVETAKKCLDIGIQQVKPYSSTGDIGYAIEKFAKERGYSVVREFGGHGVGVEFHEEPFIDHCGVKNTGMILVPGMTFTIEPMINEGTYKCKVLDDEWTAVTADGKLTAQWEHTILVTEDGVEILTA